One genomic window of Planctomycetaceae bacterium includes the following:
- a CDS encoding exosortase/archaeosortase family protein translates to MTRSTEQSEWICRDWPVRAAWTLLLSVAALVMFRSPLSSAAARWASEPQYAHGFVVPLMAIAVAWMRRGRILAGTAKWNVFGVMLMAAAVASHLLAGRLQIEIIDQAAFLCAAAGIVLAVWGRRFFCGVWPAVLFPAFLFPLPTQLETLTSAPLQVPSAQEATYYVQSFGIPAVSSGGTIVMGDVRLGVAEAISGLRMLMVFLAVSVAAVVASRRQAWEKVLILFSVLPTALIVNLIRVVATAVAYKWSGESSANFVHDTLSAWLLPPVAMAAVLLELKLLDWLFVEVPEPRVHVSGAVRPGVVPVSR, encoded by the coding sequence ATGACCCGTTCCACTGAACAGTCCGAATGGATCTGCCGCGACTGGCCGGTGCGAGCCGCGTGGACGTTGCTTCTGAGCGTCGCTGCGCTGGTGATGTTTCGCAGTCCGCTCAGTTCCGCCGCGGCACGCTGGGCATCGGAGCCGCAGTATGCTCACGGTTTCGTTGTTCCGCTGATGGCGATCGCTGTTGCATGGATGCGACGTGGCAGAATTCTTGCGGGAACCGCCAAATGGAACGTCTTCGGCGTGATGCTGATGGCGGCGGCGGTCGCATCGCACCTTCTGGCCGGTCGCCTGCAGATTGAAATCATCGATCAGGCTGCATTTCTGTGTGCTGCGGCGGGAATTGTGCTGGCTGTGTGGGGACGGCGATTCTTCTGCGGAGTCTGGCCGGCGGTGTTGTTTCCGGCATTCCTGTTTCCGCTGCCGACTCAACTGGAAACGCTGACGTCGGCGCCGCTGCAGGTTCCGAGTGCTCAGGAAGCCACCTACTACGTGCAGTCGTTCGGGATTCCCGCTGTTTCGTCCGGTGGGACGATTGTGATGGGCGACGTGCGGCTTGGTGTCGCGGAAGCGATCAGCGGGCTGAGAATGCTGATGGTGTTCCTTGCGGTTTCGGTTGCTGCGGTAGTCGCCAGCCGACGGCAGGCCTGGGAAAAGGTGCTGATTCTGTTCAGTGTTCTTCCGACGGCCCTGATTGTGAACCTGATCCGCGTTGTCGCAACGGCCGTGGCGTACAAGTGGTCCGGCGAATCGTCAGCGAATTTTGTGCATGACACGCTGAGTGCCTGGCTGCTGCCGCCGGTGGCGATGGCAGCCGTATTACTTGAACTGAAACTGCTGGACTGGCTGTTTGTGGAGGTTCCGGAACCCCGCGTTCATGTCAGCGGCG